In Phosphitispora fastidiosa, the genomic stretch AGAACGAAAGGGAACTGGTGTTCGGGGAAAATATTCAGAACGGCGATTCATCTCACCACCTGAAGAGGTGGGAGTCTTCTCGCCGCACAGGATAAAAACTTGATATTACTGGGAAATTAGAGGGTTTCTCCCTCTTAATGGAGAAATTTGATGGATATCAAAAGCAAAATTGAAAAGGATGTGCAAGATGGCTAAGAGTAACAAGAACAATAACGAAGAACCAATCGAAAAACAGCTTTGGAAGGCGGCAGACAAACTGAGAAAGAATATTGATGCAGCCGAATACAAACATATTATTTTGGGTCTGATTTTTTTACGATATATATCTGATGCCTTTGAAGAATTATACCGGAAATTAGCAGCAGGTGAAGGGGACTTTGCCGGCGCTGACCCTGAAGACAAAGACGAATATAAAGCGGAAAATGTCTTTTTTGTCCCGGAAAAGGCACGCTGGTCTTACCTGCAGTCAAGGGCAAAACTGCCGGAAATCGGTAAAGACGTTGATGGAGCAATGGATGCGATTGAAAAAGAAAACCCGTCCCTTAAGGACGTTTTACCGAAAGTTTTTGCAAGAGGTAACCTTGACCCCGCAAATTTGGGCGGGTTGATTGATTTAGTCGGAAACATTGCCCTGGGTCATGCCAAAGCCAGGAGCGCCGACATTCTGGGTCATGTTTTCGAATATTTCCTCGGCGAATTTGCCTTAGCCGAAGGGAAAAAGGGTGGACAGTTTTACACCCCAAGAAGTGTTGTCGAGCTATTGGTAGAAATGCTGGAGCCTTACAAAGGAAGGGTTTTTGACCCTTGCTGCGGCTCAGGCGGAATGTTTGTGCAATCGGAAAAATTTGTCCAGGACCACCAGGGAAAAGTAAACGACATCTCCATTTACGGACAGGAGAGCAACCAAACAACCTGGCGTTTGGCAAGAATGAACCTGGCCATCAGGGGGATTGACAGTTCACAGGTGAAATGGAACAATGAAGGTTCTTTTTTAAATGACAGTCATAAAGACTTAAAGGCCGACTATGTCATTGCCAACCCACCTTTCAATGACAGTGACTGGAGCGGTGATTTACTTAGAAAAGACGGCAGATGGAAGTATGGTACGCCGCCCACCGGAAATGCCAACTATGCCTGGATACAGCACTTCATCTATCACCTCAGTCCCAGTGGACAAGCCGGGTTTGTCCTGGCCAAAGGGGCTTTGACCTCCAAGAGTTCCGGTGAAGGTGATATCAGAAAAGGACTTATTGAAGCCCGGTTGGTTGACTGTATTGTGAATCTTCCGGCAAAACTCTTTTTGAATACACAGATTCCGGCCAGTTTGTGGTTTGTGAGCAGGAACAAAGCAAACGGTAAATTCCGGAACAGAGTTGATGAAATTCTGTTCATTGATGCCCGGAATATGGGACATCTGATAAACAGAAGAACACGGGAGTTATCGCAAGAAGATATTAAAACAATAGCGGATACTTACCATAATTGGCGTAATCCTGATGGCAATTATGAAGACATAAAAGGCTTTTGTAATTCTGTATCTATTGAAAGGGTCAGGGAACTGGATTATGTGCTGACACCGGGCAGATATGTCGGTCTGCCTGAGGAGGAAGATGATTTTAATTTTGAAGAAAGATTTACAGACCTGAAGAAAGAGTTTATCGAACAGCTTAAAGAAGAAGAAAGGCTGAATGCCTTAATCCTTGAAAATCTTGCCAGGGTGGTGATTGGTAATGGCAACGATAAATAATATGAATGAAGTGCTGATGTATCAAACCGAAGATGGACAAACCAAAATTGAAGTGAGAATGGAAGACGAAACTGTCTGGCTTACTCAAGCACAAATGGTAAATTTGTTTCAAACAACAAAACAGAACATCAGCTTACATATTAACAATATTTTTAAAGAAGGCGAACTAAGTCAAAAGGCAGTTGTCAAGGAATACTTGACAACTGCCTCAGATAAGAAAAAATACAAAACAAAGTTTTATAACCTTGATGTTATAATTTCGGTAGGATACCGGGTGAAATCCCATCGGGGTACACAATTCAGGATTTGGGCCACCCAAAGGCTTAAAGAATATATCATCAAAGGGTTTACCATGAATGATGACCTGCTGAAGCAGGCAGATGGGGGTAATTACTTCAAGGAATTACTTGCCCGCATCAGGGATATACGGTCTTCGGAAAAGGTTTTCTGGCGGCAGGTTCTGGATATTTACGCCACCAGTATTGATTATGATTCCAGGGCTAAGGTTACCCAAACTTTTTTTAAAACAGTGCAGAACAAAATGCACTGGGCAACTCACGGGCATACTGCGGCAGAAATAATTGCCGGCAGGGCTGATGGGACTAAAGATAACATGGGTATGACCAACTTTACAGGAAGCAGACCCAGCCTTGAGGAAGCAAAGGTGGCTAAAAATTATCTCAATGAACAGGAACTGGATGTCTTAAACCGCATTGTTTCCATGTACCTGGATTTTGCCGAACTTCAGGCTTTAAATGGCAGGCCGATGTATATGACTGACTGGGCTAAAAAGCTGGATGATTTCCTGCGGACCAGTGAGCGGGACATACTCACCCACAGCGGCACGGTTTCCCATGCTGAGGCGCTGGAAAAAGCCCGTCGGGAGTATGATATATACCGGGAGCGGATCAAAGAACTGCCTACTCAGGTAGAAAAGCACTTTCTTGAAGCTGAGAAAAAACTGAAGAAGCTGGCGAAAAAGGCTGATAAGTAAGGCAGTTGAGAGAGGTTATAGAAAGATGTGCCAGGGTGGTGTGCAAGAATGGCTAAGATCAATGTGATGAATAAGGAAATATCATTTTATACCGTCAATGAAGATGATTATATCTGCATTACGGATATTGCAAAGTATAAAAAGGAAGATGGTTCTGATGACATTATTAGAAACTGGATTCGAAATCGCAATACAATTGAATTTTTAGGTATATGGGAGCAGCTTAACAACCCGGATTTTAAACCCGTCGAATTCGACGGGTTTAGAAAGATGGCTGGGCTTAACAGTTTTACCCTTACTCCTAAGCAATGGATAGAAACCACTAACGCTATTGGGATAATCTCTAAATCTGGCCGGTACGGCGGGACATATGCTCACAAAGATATTGCTTTTGAATTTGCCTCATGGATATCGGTTGAATTCAAACTGTATCTTATTAAAGAGTTTCAGCGTCTTAAAGACCAGGAAAGAAAACAGCTCGGCTGGGATATCAGAAGAAACCTGGCCAAAATAAACTACCGTATTCACACAGATGCCATTAAGGAAAACCTTATCCCGGCTAAGCTGAGTAAAGCGCAGATCAACTATATTTATGCATCTGAGGCGGATATATTAAATATGGCGCTTTTTGGCATAACAGCAGCCCAGTGGAGGGATGAAAACCCTGACAAGAAGGGGAATATCAGGGACTACGTCAATGTTTCCCAGTTGGTCTGCCTGGCTAATCTGGAAAATCTTAATGCTCTTTTTATCAATGAAGGACTACCACAAGAAATCCGTTTGGACAGGCTGAATAAAATTGCCATTCAGCAAATGCGAATTTTAGCTGACGGTTCAAGGCTTAAAAGGCTGGAGGGCAGTAAAGATGAGTGAGTGGAAGAAATGTAAGTTGGGGGAAGTGGCAGAAGAACACAAAAAGGCGATTATATCAGGCCCTTTTGGCTCTAATATTAGCAGTAAATACTTTATTGAATCAGGGATCCCGGTTATTCGAGGAAATAACCTTTCTTTAGATGTAGGGCAAAAATTTATTGATGAAGGTTTTGTATTTATTTCAGAGAAAAAAGCGGATGAACTAGGAACTTGGGCTGAAAAAGATGACTTGATTTTTACTGCAGCAGGTACGATAGGGCAAGTAGGACTTTTACAGGGGAAGGAGAGATTTAACCGCTATATTATATCAAACAAACAACTTAGAGTTACATTAAACAAAGATTTAATTGAGCCATTATTTGCATATTATTGGTTTTCAAGTCCAAAAATGACCGAAACAATAATAAATAGTGACACGGGTTCAACTATACCACTTATTAATTTGTCTGTTCTTAAGGCTTTACCCATCCTTTTGCCGTCCCTCCCCGAACAAAAGGCCATAGCCTTCGTTCTGGGCAGTCTTGATGATAAAATAGACCTTCTTCACCGTCAGAATAAAAACCTTGAAGCAATGGCGGAAACGCTTTTTCGGCAGTGGTTTGTGGAGGAAACAGAAGAGGATTGGGAGAACACGACACTTGCAAATATGGTGGAATGTGCTAATACTGGTTTGGATGCGATAAGAAGGGCACCAATTGTTGAACAAGATACTGGGATTAAGTGTTTAAGAATTCAGGATATTTCTCAACAAAAGAATTTCTCTAAATGGGGTAATGCAAGGGTAACCTATAAAGATTTTGAAAAAGCAAGATTAAAAGTTGGAGACATAATTATGGCAAGGACTTGTTCACCAGGCATTATTTACTTTACTCGTGAAGATTTAAATGCTGTATTTAATAATGGTTTAGCAAGAATAAGACCAAATAAGGAAAAAACATATTCTATTTTCCTCTATTATTTATTCAAAACCGATGATTTTTTAGAACATATCTATGGAATATCTGACGGAACTTCTGTTCAACTAAACATGAAAATAGGGGATTTACTCAGCTTCAAAGTGAAATTTCCTCCTAAACATATTCAGGCTGGGTATTATCCTATGTTTAAGAAAATTGATGATAAAATATTATATAATAAATCCCAAATCCACACCCTCGAAAATCTGCGGCATACTTTATTGCCAAAAATTATGGGTGGAGAAGTTCAAGTTGAATATGAAATCAAATGAGGTTGTGATTAATGGAGAAACTGAGAAAAATAATTGAGCAATATGGAAGGTGGTCAGATTTATCAACCTATATTGATAGAATTGAAGCACATATCACAACCGATTTTAGCCTTTCATTAGAAAATGCAAAAGCTTTATTAGAAACCATTTCTAAAGAAATTTGCTGTTCAAAAGATATAGAGATCGGCGTAAATATAAGATTTCACAATATATTAAAAAAAGCTTTTAGTGCTTTTGGTTACAACAACAGTAGCTTGACCACTCAAATTTCATCTGCTTTAATAACAATTGGTCAACAAATGGGTGAACTAAGAAATGAGATTGGAGTGACATCCCATGGGAAACCCTTGGAAAAATTGAAGGAACGTAATTTTCTTGTTGATGAACTAACAAAAGAATTTCTTATAGACTCGACAATGATTGTTGCATGCTTTCTAATCAGAGCTTTTGAAAATGAAAATCCAAGGATCAAAAATGAAATTGTCGAAACTAAAGTATTGTATATTGAAAATGAAGATTTTAACGAATTCTGGGATGATGTGTATGGCGATTTTGTAATGGGTGATTATTCATATACAGCGAGTGAAATTTTATATCATGTTGACCACCCTGCCTACTCAACAGAGCAAAAAGCTTTTATCGAAAGCGAAGAAGGTGAAGATGGTGAATAATAAAATAACTGAAAACACCATAGAGCAGTTTGCCATCGAATTATTGGAGAAATTAGGCTATCACTACATCTACGCCCCGGATATCGCCCCTGACAGCGATACCCCGGAAAGGCAGTCCTTTGAAGATGTGCTGCTGGTGGAACGCCTGCATACAGCTATTGGCAGGATAAACCCCATGATTCCGCCCGATGTCCGGGAAGAGGCCGTCAAACAAATCCAGCGTCTCAACTCACCGGAACTGATAGCCAATAACGAGGCATTTCACCGGATGTTCACCGAAGGAATAAAAGTAAGCTGGCAAAAGGACGGAAACAACAGGGGAGACATAGTCTGGCTGATTGATTTTAAATACCCCGATAACAATGATTTTATTGTTGCCAATCAGTTTTCGGTAATAGAGAACGGAGTAAATAAACGCCCAGATATTATTCTTTTTGTAAACGGACTGCCTTTAGCTGTTATTGAACTCAAAAATCCTGCTGATGAAAATGCCACCATAAACGCCGCTTACCGCCAGATGCAAACCTACCTGCAAGCTATTCCAAGTCTTTTCACTTACAACGGTCTTATAGTTATATCCGATGGTTTGGAAGCAAAAGCAGGTTCACTGTCTGCCGCTTTAAGCCGTTTTATGACCTGGAAATCATTTGACGGTAAAACAGAGGCATCGCCATTAATCGGGCAATTGGAAACGCTGATTAAAGGAATGCTTAATCAGGAAACACTGTTAGATCTGCTTCGCCATTTTATTGTATTTGAAAAATCAAAAAAAGAAGACCAAGAAACCGGCATTATCACTATCCAGACAGTAAAAAAATTGGCTGCTTATCACCAGTATTACGCGGTAAACAGGGCAGTAGAATCCACCTTAAGAGCTGCAGGATTTTCACCATCGTCAATCGGAAATATTGCTAAGGAATCACCCGAAAGTTACGGTGTGCCGGGTGTCAAGCTGCAGCCTGCCGGAGACCGTAAGGGCGGCGTGGTCTGGCATACCCAGGGAAGCGGAAAATCCTTGTCGATGGTGTTTTATACCGGGAAAATCGTACTTGTGATGGAAAATCCGACCGTTGTGGTGATAACGGACCGCAATGATTTGGATGACCAGTTGTTTGATACATTCGCTTCTGCAAAACAGCTTCTCAGGCAGGAACCCGTTCAGGCAGAAAACAGGGAACATCTGAAAGAACTTTTAAGAGTGGCCTCCGGTGGCGTGGTTTTTACAACAATTCAGAAGTTCCAGCCGGATGAAGGCAATGTTTACGAACGGCTTTCAGACAGGAAAAATATCATTGTCATTGCCGACGAAGCCCACCGGACACAATACGGTTTTAAAGCCAAAACTGTTGATGATAAGGACGAACAGGGAAATGTAATCGGCCAAAAAACTGTTTATGGTTTCGCAAAATATTTGCGTGATGCCCTGCCCCATGCATCTTACCTCGGGTTTACCGGAACTCCTATCGAGAGCACAGATGTAAATACACCTGCCGTTTTCGGCAATTATGTTGATGTTTACGACATTTCACAGGCTGTTGACGATGGGGCAACTGTAAGGATTTATTACGAAAGCAGACTAGCTAAGATTTATCTTAGCGAAGAAGGTAAAAAGCTGGTTGCCGATTTGGATGATGAACTGCGTGAGGATGATTTGAATGAGGCCCAAAAGGCCAAGACAAAATGGACCCAATTGGAGGCCCTGATTGGGAGTGAAAACCGGATTAGGCAGGTTGCCCGGGATATTGTTGACCATTTCGAGCAAAGACAGGAAGTGTTTGAAGGTAAGGGCATGGTTGTTTCCATGTCAAGAAGGATTGCCGCCGACTTATATGATGAAATCATTAAAATCAAACCACATTGGCACAGTGACGATTTGAAAAAAGGCATCATCAAAGTGGTGATGACTTCAGCCTCATCCGATGGACCGAAGATATCAAAGCACCACACGACAAAAGAGCAGAGACGGGTATTGGCAGATAGGATGAAAGACCCGGGAGATGAGTTGAAACTGGTCATTGTGCGGGACATGTGGCTGACAGGTTTTGATGTTCCTTCATTACATACTCTATACATTGATAAACCTATGAAAGGCCATAACCTAATGCAGGCTATTGCCAGGGTAAACAGGGTTTATAAAGACAAGCCCGGCGGCCTGGTAGTGGATTACCTTGGCATTGCCTCAGACCTGAAAAAGGCGCTGGCTTTCTATTCTGACAGCGGTGGAAAAGGTGACCCGGCAATTACCCAGGAAAAAGCCGTAAGATTAATGCTGGAAAAACTGGAAGTTGTTTCTCAAATGTATCATGGATTTTCATATGAGGATTATTTTGATGCAGATACGTCAAAAAAACTGTCCCTTATCCTGGCAGCTGAGGAATATATCCTGGATCTGGAAAACGGCAAAAAAAGATATATTGATGAAGTGACAAAATTATCAAGGGCCTTTACAATTGCCATTCCCCATGAACAGGCCCTGGATGTGAAAGATGAGGTCTCATTCTTCCAGGCTGTAAAGTCCAGATTATCCAAATTTGATAGCGCCGGAGCAGGCAGAACAAACGAAGAAATTGAGACTGCTATCAAACAGGTAATTGATAAAGCCTTGGTAACTGAGCGGGTAATCGATGTTTTTGACGCGGCTGGGATTAAAAAACCGGATATTTCCATACTTTCAGAAGAATTTCTTATGGAAGTCAAAAATATGGAGCACAAAAATATAGCTCTTGAAGTCCTTAAAAAACTGCTCAATGATGAGATAAAATCAAGGACCAAAAAGAACTTGATACAAAGCAAGGCTTTAATGGAAATGCTGGAAAACTCAATTAAAAAATATCATAATAAGATAATAACTGCAGCAGAAGTTATTGAAGAATTGATTTCACTGGGCAAAGATATTCAAAAAATGGACAAAGAGCATCAGGAAATGGGGTTGTCCGAATATGAGTATGCCTTTTACACAGCCATTGCCAACAACAAAAGCGCCAGGGAATTAATGCAAAAAGATAAATTGAGAGAATTGGCTGTGGTCCTCTATGAAAAAGTGAAAGGAAATGCATCAATTGACTGGACAATAAAAGAAAGTGTCAAAGCAAAATTAAAAGTGATCGTCAAACGGACTTTAAGGCAGTATGGTTACCCCCCCGATATGCAGAAACTGGCCACGGAAACGGTATTAAAACAGGCTGAACTGATTGCAGAGGATTTAAGCCATACAGGATAAAGACTTTGAGATTTTCGTCTTTTGTAGTTTTTTACTGTTAAACCCGCCATTATTTGTCTATATTATAATTGGTCTAATGACAACAAAAAATGACAGGCAAAAGGAGTAATTATGAGATCTGTTATCTTCTTCTTTGTTGTGGCAATAATTATTTTTATTTATGGGGCATTTAATTACTATATAGGTTACCGGGGGTGGCATTCCCTGGGGAACAGCATTTCCTTTTTGAACCGCCGGGTATATTGGGTTATTTTCTGGCTTCTGGTGGCAGCATACCCGGCTGCCCAGATGGGCCAGCGGTTTCTTCCTGCAGGGATAGGCAGAGGGCTGACAATTAGCGGAGCTTACTGGACGGCAGCCATGTTTTATTTCCTGCTGATAATACTGGTAATCGATGCTGTCCGGCTGCTTGACAGGTTTTTTTATATCCTGCCGCAGGTAGTCAGGGAAAATCCCCTGGCACCGCCGGTTACCGGTGGCGTGGTGCTGGCCATAGTAGCAGCCATCCTTATTTATGGTACATTTAATGCCCTTAACCCCGTGATAACCAGGTATGACCTCACTATTGACAAAACGTCCGGCTCAGTGGAGAAACTGGATATTATCATGGTTTCCGATATTCACCTGGGTTCAATTGTACGTACCGGACGGCTGCAGAAATTGGCTGAGGAGGTTGGGCGTGTAAAACCTGACCTGATTCTTCTTTCCGGTGACATTGTTGATGAAAGTATGGAGCCCTTGGAAGTTGACAATATGGTAAAGGTCTTTGAAAAGATGACGGCACGTTACGGCAAGTTCGCTGTTCCGGGGAATCACGAGTATATCAGCGGTCACGTCGATGCTGCCTTCCGCTACCTGGAACAGGGCGGTTTCCGTGTCCTCAGGGATGAGTATGTAAAAGTTGCCGACAGTTTCTATATAGTAGGCAGGGATAACAGCAGCCACCAGGCACCACGAACGAAACGGCAGGAATTATCGGCACTGATGGGGGGGGTAGAGCGCACCCTCCCGGTTATTTTGCTAGACCACGAACCTGTTGACCTGGAAAATGCCAGGGAAAACGGTGTTGACCTGCAGTTATCGGGACATACCCACCGCGGGCAGTTGTTTCCCAATAACCTGATTACAGGAAAAATCTACGAACAGGACTGGGGACTGCTGCAAAAAGGCGTCCTGAACCTGATTGTGTCATCAGGATATGGG encodes the following:
- a CDS encoding virulence RhuM family protein; translation: MATINNMNEVLMYQTEDGQTKIEVRMEDETVWLTQAQMVNLFQTTKQNISLHINNIFKEGELSQKAVVKEYLTTASDKKKYKTKFYNLDVIISVGYRVKSHRGTQFRIWATQRLKEYIIKGFTMNDDLLKQADGGNYFKELLARIRDIRSSEKVFWRQVLDIYATSIDYDSRAKVTQTFFKTVQNKMHWATHGHTAAEIIAGRADGTKDNMGMTNFTGSRPSLEEAKVAKNYLNEQELDVLNRIVSMYLDFAELQALNGRPMYMTDWAKKLDDFLRTSERDILTHSGTVSHAEALEKARREYDIYRERIKELPTQVEKHFLEAEKKLKKLAKKADK
- a CDS encoding KilA-N domain-containing protein, with the translated sequence MAKINVMNKEISFYTVNEDDYICITDIAKYKKEDGSDDIIRNWIRNRNTIEFLGIWEQLNNPDFKPVEFDGFRKMAGLNSFTLTPKQWIETTNAIGIISKSGRYGGTYAHKDIAFEFASWISVEFKLYLIKEFQRLKDQERKQLGWDIRRNLAKINYRIHTDAIKENLIPAKLSKAQINYIYASEADILNMALFGITAAQWRDENPDKKGNIRDYVNVSQLVCLANLENLNALFINEGLPQEIRLDRLNKIAIQQMRILADGSRLKRLEGSKDE
- a CDS encoding type I restriction endonuclease subunit R, whose translation is MNNKITENTIEQFAIELLEKLGYHYIYAPDIAPDSDTPERQSFEDVLLVERLHTAIGRINPMIPPDVREEAVKQIQRLNSPELIANNEAFHRMFTEGIKVSWQKDGNNRGDIVWLIDFKYPDNNDFIVANQFSVIENGVNKRPDIILFVNGLPLAVIELKNPADENATINAAYRQMQTYLQAIPSLFTYNGLIVISDGLEAKAGSLSAALSRFMTWKSFDGKTEASPLIGQLETLIKGMLNQETLLDLLRHFIVFEKSKKEDQETGIITIQTVKKLAAYHQYYAVNRAVESTLRAAGFSPSSIGNIAKESPESYGVPGVKLQPAGDRKGGVVWHTQGSGKSLSMVFYTGKIVLVMENPTVVVITDRNDLDDQLFDTFASAKQLLRQEPVQAENREHLKELLRVASGGVVFTTIQKFQPDEGNVYERLSDRKNIIVIADEAHRTQYGFKAKTVDDKDEQGNVIGQKTVYGFAKYLRDALPHASYLGFTGTPIESTDVNTPAVFGNYVDVYDISQAVDDGATVRIYYESRLAKIYLSEEGKKLVADLDDELREDDLNEAQKAKTKWTQLEALIGSENRIRQVARDIVDHFEQRQEVFEGKGMVVSMSRRIAADLYDEIIKIKPHWHSDDLKKGIIKVVMTSASSDGPKISKHHTTKEQRRVLADRMKDPGDELKLVIVRDMWLTGFDVPSLHTLYIDKPMKGHNLMQAIARVNRVYKDKPGGLVVDYLGIASDLKKALAFYSDSGGKGDPAITQEKAVRLMLEKLEVVSQMYHGFSYEDYFDADTSKKLSLILAAEEYILDLENGKKRYIDEVTKLSRAFTIAIPHEQALDVKDEVSFFQAVKSRLSKFDSAGAGRTNEEIETAIKQVIDKALVTERVIDVFDAAGIKKPDISILSEEFLMEVKNMEHKNIALEVLKKLLNDEIKSRTKKNLIQSKALMEMLENSIKKYHNKIITAAEVIEELISLGKDIQKMDKEHQEMGLSEYEYAFYTAIANNKSARELMQKDKLRELAVVLYEKVKGNASIDWTIKESVKAKLKVIVKRTLRQYGYPPDMQKLATETVLKQAELIAEDLSHTG
- a CDS encoding metallophosphoesterase, coding for MRSVIFFFVVAIIIFIYGAFNYYIGYRGWHSLGNSISFLNRRVYWVIFWLLVAAYPAAQMGQRFLPAGIGRGLTISGAYWTAAMFYFLLIILVIDAVRLLDRFFYILPQVVRENPLAPPVTGGVVLAIVAAILIYGTFNALNPVITRYDLTIDKTSGSVEKLDIIMVSDIHLGSIVRTGRLQKLAEEVGRVKPDLILLSGDIVDESMEPLEVDNMVKVFEKMTARYGKFAVPGNHEYISGHVDAAFRYLEQGGFRVLRDEYVKVADSFYIVGRDNSSHQAPRTKRQELSALMGGVERTLPVILLDHEPVDLENARENGVDLQLSGHTHRGQLFPNNLITGKIYEQDWGLLQKGVLNLIVSSGYGTWGPPIRIGNKPEIVEITVRFP
- a CDS encoding type I restriction-modification system subunit M — encoded protein: MAKSNKNNNEEPIEKQLWKAADKLRKNIDAAEYKHIILGLIFLRYISDAFEELYRKLAAGEGDFAGADPEDKDEYKAENVFFVPEKARWSYLQSRAKLPEIGKDVDGAMDAIEKENPSLKDVLPKVFARGNLDPANLGGLIDLVGNIALGHAKARSADILGHVFEYFLGEFALAEGKKGGQFYTPRSVVELLVEMLEPYKGRVFDPCCGSGGMFVQSEKFVQDHQGKVNDISIYGQESNQTTWRLARMNLAIRGIDSSQVKWNNEGSFLNDSHKDLKADYVIANPPFNDSDWSGDLLRKDGRWKYGTPPTGNANYAWIQHFIYHLSPSGQAGFVLAKGALTSKSSGEGDIRKGLIEARLVDCIVNLPAKLFLNTQIPASLWFVSRNKANGKFRNRVDEILFIDARNMGHLINRRTRELSQEDIKTIADTYHNWRNPDGNYEDIKGFCNSVSIERVRELDYVLTPGRYVGLPEEEDDFNFEERFTDLKKEFIEQLKEEERLNALILENLARVVIGNGNDK
- a CDS encoding restriction endonuclease subunit S; translation: MSEWKKCKLGEVAEEHKKAIISGPFGSNISSKYFIESGIPVIRGNNLSLDVGQKFIDEGFVFISEKKADELGTWAEKDDLIFTAAGTIGQVGLLQGKERFNRYIISNKQLRVTLNKDLIEPLFAYYWFSSPKMTETIINSDTGSTIPLINLSVLKALPILLPSLPEQKAIAFVLGSLDDKIDLLHRQNKNLEAMAETLFRQWFVEETEEDWENTTLANMVECANTGLDAIRRAPIVEQDTGIKCLRIQDISQQKNFSKWGNARVTYKDFEKARLKVGDIIMARTCSPGIIYFTREDLNAVFNNGLARIRPNKEKTYSIFLYYLFKTDDFLEHIYGISDGTSVQLNMKIGDLLSFKVKFPPKHIQAGYYPMFKKIDDKILYNKSQIHTLENLRHTLLPKIMGGEVQVEYEIK
- a CDS encoding abortive infection family protein — encoded protein: MEKLRKIIEQYGRWSDLSTYIDRIEAHITTDFSLSLENAKALLETISKEICCSKDIEIGVNIRFHNILKKAFSAFGYNNSSLTTQISSALITIGQQMGELRNEIGVTSHGKPLEKLKERNFLVDELTKEFLIDSTMIVACFLIRAFENENPRIKNEIVETKVLYIENEDFNEFWDDVYGDFVMGDYSYTASEILYHVDHPAYSTEQKAFIESEEGEDGE